The genomic stretch GCGCGCTCGAGCCGGCGCTGCCACAGCTCGCGCCGGGCCTCGGGTGAGGTGGGCTCGCCGTCCTCCGGTGCTCCACCGCTCGGGTCCGGTGAGGCGGGCGACGTGGCGAGCACGCCCGCGCCTACGGGCGCGAGCCGCGCCGGCCCCTTCCCCGGCGCAGGCGCAGGCGTCGCTGCGGTGGACGCGGCGCCGGCGCTCGCCTCCGCGCCGCCCTCCTCGGCGGGCGAGCTGCCCGTGAGGGAGAGGAAGCCCGCGAGCGCGCCCGCGAGCAGGAGGGCGCCGCCGAGGACGAGGGCGCCGCGGCGGCGAGAGGAGGGACGGGAGGACGGGCTCATGGCGCGGGGCTAGAGGGCGTAGGCAGCCGCGTCCGCGCGCACCTTGGAGACGATGCCCTCCCAGTTGCCGTTGGCGTAGTGGTTGTACGCCTCGTTGTCGTCGCGGAAGTCCACGGTGTGGAAGCTCCACTTCGCCGCGCCGCCCTCGCAGGCGTTGGTGCCCAGCGTCAGGTCGTTGCACAGCCAGTCGCTCGGGTTGCAGTAGCTGCCGCCGCTGCTGCCCGAGACGCCGCCGGTGGAGTGGTAGGCCACGGCCTCGTCGTCCTGGCCGGGGAGGATGCCGGAGTAGGCCGTGCCCTTGGCGCCCGCGAACATGTAGAACCACTTCGAGGTGGTCGCGTTGTGGTTGTAGAGGGCGCGCGCGTTGGTGGTCTTGAGGTCCGTCACCAGCGGGTCGCTCGTGGCCCAGGAGCCGCTGTCCGCGAGCTCGCTGCCGCCGCCCGCGCCGCTCGCCACGTCCACCCACTTGATGTTCCAGCCCGTCTGCGTGGTGCCATCCGTGTTGCCGCACACGCCGCTCGAGTTGGGCACCGCGTTCTTCTTGTAGCGGGCGCTGGTGCCGTAGAGGCTGAGCGCGTAGCCGATCTGCAGGTCGCCGGCCGAGTGCGCGGCGATGTAGCACCAGTTGCTCCCGGTGCAGAAGCAGTCGAGCGCGTCGCGGATGCGGTAGTTCTGCCCGCCGATGCGCTGGCGCCCGTCCCAGTTCACGGCCTTCTTGTTCACGCCGGCCGCGGTGGAGGCTGGCCCCCAGTAGCTGAAGTCCGCGTAGTTGCCCGCCTGCGTGCTGCCGCCGTTACGGCCGTGGATCCACAGCGTGTAGTTCGTGGCCGAGGCCTGCGAGGCGCTGAGCAGGGACACGGCGAGGACGGCGGCGAGGGGGAAGGCTCTCATGGCGACAGCTCCGGCGCTGCGTGGGGAGCTCCGCACCGGCCCGATGCCGGCCTGCGGAGCGGCGCGCAGTTTGACCCGGGAATCAGCGAGGTCCGAAGCCCTTCGCCGGGGCGCACGTCGCTTTCGCAACACAGTTGCAATGACGCAGCGCGGCCGACGCGCGGCGTCACAGAGGGAGAGGTGGAACCCGAGGGGGGAGGCAGTGTCGGGAAGGCGTCAGGCGCGCCGGCCGCTCTCGCCCTGCACCACCGCGCCGGCGACGAGGTGCGCGAGCCGCAGCGCCTCGGGCACGTGGCCGCGGTCGGTGAGGCGGGGCAGCGCGCGCGCCACGTCCTCCGGGGAGGCGCCCTGCACCTGGAACACGAAGCCGCCCAGGGAGTGGATGGGACCCGCGCGCGCGAGCAGCGCGCGCCGCCGCGCCGCGCCCGGCAGGTGCTCGAGCGCCCGGTGCACGGCGTCCAGGTCGGGCGCGCGCCGCATCAGCGCGACGCAGGGGCGCTGCACCCGCGCGGAGAGCTGCTGCAGGTCCACCACGTTGAAGCCGCCGAAGGCGAGCCCGTCCAGGAGCACCAGGTGCAGCTGGGGCAGGAACTTGCCGGGCAGCAGCAGCCGGCACAGCACGTCCGTGGCGTTCCACCCGTCGCGCCGCACGCGGCCCCAGACGAGGCCCTCGAAGCGGGTGGCGCTGCACACCGCGCCGGCGAGCGGCACGGAGGCGCCCGCGCGGTGCGGCGCGGGGCCGTCATCGAAGCCGATGACGCGGGGCTGGGGCGGCAGGCGCAGGGGGCGGGAGCGCTACTGGTTCGTGGTGGTGCTGCGCAGCGCGGTGGCGGTGGGCTTGGGCGCGTCCTCGTGCTTCAGCTCCTCGGCGAGCTCCGGCTCGAGGCGCTCCAGCAGGTGCCACTCCATGGCGAGGTCGCGCTGGTACCAGCCCTTGGCGGGGGCCGCGCCCTGCCCCTTCTTCGAGAAGATCATCCCGCCGCCGCCGCCTCCGCCCGAGGAGCCGCTGTCGCGCTGGTACTCGTGGTTGCCCATGGAGGGGTGCGAGTCCACGTTGCCCACGGTGGTGTAGTTGATGTTGTAGATGCGCACGATGAAGCGCCCCTGGCCCATGTCCTTGCCCACCACGAGGAAGCGGCGCAGCTGCGTGCCCATGTCCTCGGAGGCGTAGACCTCGGTCCACGGCGTGCTCATCACGTAGCGGCCGGCCTGGTCCTCGTTCACGGTGAAGCCGCGCGCCTTGAGCAGCGCCTTGGCCTCGGCCCACACCTTGGGGGGCGGCGCCACGTAGATGAACTTCGCCGCCTCCGCCTCCAGGCGCTGCTCCTGGCGGTTGCCTGCGCACCCGGCCGACAGCAGTCCCAGCGCGAGCAACAGCATCCGCGGTCGCAGCGAAGAGGGCCTCATGCTCAATCAACGCGGAGCGCGGGCGGCCCATATCGGCGCAAGGGGTGTACGGAGGTGCACCCTGGACTCCGGATTTGCCCCGCTTGCGGCTATGAAGGGGCGCCCCACCCTCAACACCCCACCACGCCTGGAGCGAGCGCCGCATGTCCACCCTGCGAGGAAAGACCCTGTTCATCACCGGCGCGAGCCGCGGCATCGGCAAGGCGATTGCGCTGAGGGCCGCGCGCGACGGGGCGAACATCGTCATCGCCGCGAAGACCACCGAGCCGCACCCGAAGCTGCCCGGCACCATCTACACGGCGGCCGAGGAGATCGAGCGGGCGGGCGGCAAGGCGCTGCCCTGCGTCGTGGACATCCGCAGCGAGGAGCAGATCCAGGCCGCGGTGGCGCGCGCCGTGGAGACCTTCGGCGGCATCGACATCCTGGTGAACAACGCGAGCGCCATCAGCCTCACCGGCACGCTGGACACGCCGCTCAAGCGCTTCGACCTGATGCACGGCATCAACACGCGCGGCACCTTCGCGTGCTCGCAGGCGTGCATCCCGCACCTCAAGCGCTCGAGCAACCCGCACATCCTCAACAACAGCCCGCCCCTCAACATGGAGGCGCGCTGGTTCGCCCCGCACGTGGCGTACACCATGGCGAAGTTCGGCATGAGCATGTGCGTGCTCGGCATGGCCGAGGAGCTGCGCTCGGACGGTATCGCGGTGAATGCCCTCTGGCCGCGCACCGTCATCGCCACCGCGGCGGTGCAGAACCTGCTCGGCGGCGACGACACCATCAAGGGCTGCCGGCTGCCGGAGATCATGGCCGACGCGGCCTACGCCATCCTCACCCGCCCCAGCCGCTCCTTCACCGGCAACTTCTGCATCGACGAGGACGTGCTGCGCTCGGAGGGCGTGACGGACTTCTCGAAGTACCAGGCCGTGCCCGGCGCCGAGCTGCTGCCCGACTACTTCCTCTGAGGCACGACCTGCCCCGCGCCGCTAGCTGCGGGGCTGCACGTGCAGCGAGTGGCCGTCCACGGTGAAGCGCGCGCGCTCGCGGGCCTCGGCGATGGCCTCCCGGTCCCCCACGTCCGCCTGGGTGAGGGCCACCAGGTCCGAGGGCTCCCAGGTGTAGGGCTGGCCGTCCAGGTGCACGCGCCCCTCGGCGACGAGGCGGGTGGCCTCGGCGAGGGGAAGCGCGGCGAGGTCGCGGCACAGGGCCTCGAAGCGGCCCTGGCGCTCGGGGTCGAGGAAGCGGTAGCGGCGGCGGGCGAGCGCCGCGAGGTGGACCCACATGGGCCGGAACGCCACCCCGAGCAGCCCCTGGCGCTCGGCGAGCACGGCGAGCATCGCGTCCATCTCGCGCGCGAGCCCCAGGCCCGGCACCTCCTGGCCCGGCAGCTGCGGGCGCACGGGGCTGAAGTGGGCGCGCGGGTGGCGCAGGGAGAGCCAGTTCACGAACAGCACCTCCCCTTGCGCGAAAGGCCGGCGCTCCAGCACGCAGTCGATGAGCAGGTGCTCCCGGCCCTCGGCCCACCCGAGCAGCTGCACGCGCGTGCCCGTGCCGGTGCCGCCCACCTCCACGCGCAGGCGGCCGTAGCCCAGGCGCTCCACCTGGGTGAGCAGCCCGTAGCGGTAGAGGATGTACTCGAGGCCCTGCGCGCTGTATCGCCCCAGCAGCAGCGGCTCGCCCCCGGAGTCCAGGCCGAGCGTGCCGTCCAGCTCCGCCTGGGTGATGAGCACCTCGTCCTTCGGCTGCTCCTGGCGCAGCAGGCGCGCGAGGTGCTGGTAGCGCGCGCTGAGCGGGTCGAAGCGCCGGCGGATGCGCTCGCGGCCGCGGCCGGTGAGCGCGAGCGCGGTGCCGGCGAGCACCCGCCACGCGTCCGCGTGGTAGCCGCCGCCCGGAAGCCACACGCTGGGCACCCCCGCGAGCGCCGCGGCCACCTGCAGGTCGCGCTGGCGCGCCCCGTCCAGGCTCAGGCCCAGCCGGCCGAAGCGGTCGTCGGCGAGCACGTCCCCACCGGCGAGCACGAAGGCGAGCGCGGGGCGCGGCATGCGCGAGAGCAGCCCCGCGAGCGCGCGCAGGTAGGTGGCATCGTCGCAGCGCTCCGGCAGCCGCGTCTCGTCCGCCCCCGGCAGCGCGCCCCAGTCGCTGCCGGACAGCGAGCCCACCCACGCGCGCGCGTCCCCGAGCGCGGCGAAGCACTCCACCGTGCCGTCCGGCGGGTGCGCGTCCAGGTCGAGCACCGCCACCTGCCCCTCGAAGCCCTCGGCGCGAAGCGCGGCCACCGCCACCGCCACGTCGTTGAGGACGCAGAAGCCCCCGCCGCGCGCGGGCGCCGCGTGGTGGAAGCCGCCGGCGAGGTTGAGCGCGGGCCCCTTGCGCGCGAGCGCGTGGCGCGCCGCCGCGAGCGTGCCCCCGCAGGCGAGCCGCACGCTCTTGAGCAGCTCGCCGCGCACCACGTCGCTGGGCTCCACCGCGTAGATGCGCGCGAGCGTCTCCGGGCGGCCGAGCGACTCGAGGTAGCCCTCGGTGTGCACGCGCGCCACGGCCTCCCAGGAGATGGGCTCGGGGCGGTGCACGTCCGGGGGCGCCACGGCGCCCGTCTCCAGCAGGTACCAGGCGGTGAAGTCCACCGTGCGCAGCTCGATGCCGATGCTGGACTCCAGCCCGTTGAGCGGGAGGCGGTAGGCCTCGTCGTAGAGCACCGGCAGGGGCACGCGCGCACGGGGCCACAGCCGCGCCGCGCCCCGGCGCAGGGCGTGCGCGAGCGCTGCGGGGCGGGAGGCGGCGGGCGGCATGGACGCGATGCTCCCTCGCAGGAGGGCACGGGGGAAGTGCGGTGTTCCCCACTGCTCGGCCGCGGTCTAGGTTCGCCGGACGCCATGCTCCTCCCGCTCCTGCTCGCCTCCGCCCTCGCCGCCCAAGCTCCTCTCACCACGGAGGCCGAGCGCAGCGGCTTCACGCGCACCGGCCGCTACGAGGAGGCCGCGCAGCTGTGCCGCGCCTTCGTGCGCGCCTACCCGGGCCGTGCCCGCTGCGACACCTTCGGCACGAGCCCCGAGGGCCGCGCGCTGCTCGCGCTCGTGGTGAGCGCGGACGGCACCCTCACCCCCAGGGCCGCGGCCGCGAAGCAGCGCCCCGTGGTGCTCTTCCAGGGCGGCATCCACGCCGGGGAGATCGACGGCAAGGACGCCGGCTTCTGGCTCCTGCGCGACCTGCTGGACGGCAAGGCCGCCCCCGGCGTGCTGAAGCAGGTGACGGCGGTGTTCGTGCCCATCTTCAACGTGGATGGCCACGAGCGGTTCGGGAAGAACAACCGCCCCAACCAGGTGGGCCCCGAGGAGATGGGCTGGCGCGCCACGCGGCAGAACCTCAACCTCAACCGCGACTACGTGAAGGCGGACGCGCCCGAGATGGTGGCGATGCTCGGCCTGCTGCACACGTGGGATCCGCTCGTGTACCTGGACCTGCACGTGACGGACGGCGCCAAGTTCCAGCCGGACGTGTCGGTGGGGCTCGAGCCCTCGCGCAGCGGCGCGGCCGGCCTGCGCCCCCTGGGGCTGAAGCTGCAGCAGGAGCTCTTCGCGCAGCTGAAGGAGCAGGGCCACCAGCCGCTGGACTTCTACCCCTCCTTCCGCGGCGAGCTGCCCGAGACGGGCTTCGCGTACAGCGTGGCCCCGCCGCGCTTCAGCCACGGCTACTGGGCGCAGCGCAACCGCTTCGGCATCCTGGTGGAGACGCACTCGTGGCGCCCCTACGCGCACCGGGTGAAGACCACGCGCGACATCCTGCAGGACCTCCTCGGGCTCGTCGCGCGCGAGGGCGCCGCGCTGCAGGCGACCACGGCGCAGGCGGACGCGGCGGAGCGCGCGGGCGAGGTGCGCGAGGCGGTGCTCGCCTGGGAGAACACCGAGAAGCAGGTGACGCTGCCCTACCTCGGCTACGCGTACACGAAGAGCCCCTCGGTGGTGACGGGCGAGACCGTGGTGTCCTACGACGACACGAAGCCCGAAGTGTGGAACGTCCCCTACTTCCCCGACGTGCGCCCCTCCGTCACGGTGAAGCTGCCGCGCGCGGGCTACCTCGTGCCGGCGGCGCACGCCGCGTGGGTGAGGCGCAAGCTGGAGGCGCACGGGCTGCAGTACCGGGTGCTCGCGCACGCGCTCGCGCCCCAGCCCTTCGAGGCCTTCCGGGCAAAGGAGGCGAAGTTCTCGCCCACCTCCTTCGAGTCCCACCAGCCGCTCAAGCTGGAGGGGCAGTGGGCGAAGGAAACGCGGGGCCTGCCCGCCGGCAGCCTCTTCGTGCCGGTGGCGCAGCCGGGCGCGCTGCTGGTGGCGCACCTCTTCGAGCCGCAGGGGGCGGACAGCCTCGTGGCCTGGGGCTTCTTCAACCCGCACTTCGAGCAGAAGGAGTACATCGAGGACTACGTGCTCGAGCCCTTCGCGCGCGAGCTGCTGGCGAAGGACCCCGCGGTGAAGGCCGAATGGGAGCAGAAGCTCAAGGACCCCGCCTTCGCCAAGGACGCGCGCGCCCGCACCCGCTTCTTCTTCAGCCGCCATCCCGCCTACGACGCCGAGCTGAACCTCTACCCGGTGCTGCGCACCGACGAGGCGCCGCGCTAGCGCGGGGGGGACGTTGGTTGCGAGACAGTGCACGGGCCGTGGGGGGCACACCCGCGGCTGATCGGGGAGAGTGCCCCGAGGAGCCAGGGGGCGGGCGAGCCCCCCGCGCGCCCCCACGACGATGCCCTTGCTGGACGAACTCCCCGAAGCCGCAGCCGCTCCCGTGACGCCCGCGCGCGCGGGCGCGCCGCGCGCCGTGCACGAGAACCTGCGCCGCATCTTCACCGAGGCGCCCGCGGCGATCGCCATCCTGCGCGCGCCGGACTTCCGCTACGAGCTGTCCAACGAGCGCAACGACTGGCTCGCCGGAGGCAAGCGGCTCGAGGGGCTCACCATCCGCGAGGCCCTGCCGGAGCTGGAGGCGCAAGGGCTCGTCGCACTGCTCGAGCAGGTGTGCGCGACGGGCCAGCCCTTCTACGCCCAGGCGCTGCCGGTGCAGGTGCGCCAGGCGGACGGCCACTTCAAGCAGCTCTACCTCAACGGCACCTACCAGCCCTTCACGGGCGAGGACGGCCGGGTGCAGGGCGTCATCGCCTTCGCCTACGAGGTGACGGACCAGGTGCTCGCGCGCCAGCGCGCCGAGGCCGCCGAGGCGAGCACCGCGCTGGTGGCCAACAGCGTGCCGCAGATCATCTGGACGGCCGGCGAGGCGGGCCAGGCCGACTTCGTCAACCAGCGCTGGTACGAGTACACGGGCCTGAGCCGCGAGGAGCCCTTCGAGGCGGGGCGCCTGCGCGCCATGCACCCGGACGACGCGGCAGGCGCGGAGGCCGAGTGGACGCGCTGCCTCGCAGCGGGGCGGCCCTACGAGGGCGAGCTGCGGCTGCGCCGCGGCTCGGACGGCAGCTACCGCTGGCACCTGGTGCGCTGCCATCCGCTGCAGGACGCCACGGGCCGGGTGGTGCGCTGGGTGGGCAGCAGCACGGACATCGACGACCGCAAGCGCGAGGAGGAGGACTCGCGCTTCCTCGCCGAGACCAGCGCCCTGCTGGG from Aggregicoccus sp. 17bor-14 encodes the following:
- a CDS encoding histone deacetylase gives rise to the protein MPPAASRPAALAHALRRGAARLWPRARVPLPVLYDEAYRLPLNGLESSIGIELRTVDFTAWYLLETGAVAPPDVHRPEPISWEAVARVHTEGYLESLGRPETLARIYAVEPSDVVRGELLKSVRLACGGTLAAARHALARKGPALNLAGGFHHAAPARGGGFCVLNDVAVAVAALRAEGFEGQVAVLDLDAHPPDGTVECFAALGDARAWVGSLSGSDWGALPGADETRLPERCDDATYLRALAGLLSRMPRPALAFVLAGGDVLADDRFGRLGLSLDGARQRDLQVAAALAGVPSVWLPGGGYHADAWRVLAGTALALTGRGRERIRRRFDPLSARYQHLARLLRQEQPKDEVLITQAELDGTLGLDSGGEPLLLGRYSAQGLEYILYRYGLLTQVERLGYGRLRVEVGGTGTGTRVQLLGWAEGREHLLIDCVLERRPFAQGEVLFVNWLSLRHPRAHFSPVRPQLPGQEVPGLGLAREMDAMLAVLAERQGLLGVAFRPMWVHLAALARRRYRFLDPERQGRFEALCRDLAALPLAEATRLVAEGRVHLDGQPYTWEPSDLVALTQADVGDREAIAEARERARFTVDGHSLHVQPRS
- a CDS encoding M14 family zinc carboxypeptidase, which gives rise to MLLPLLLASALAAQAPLTTEAERSGFTRTGRYEEAAQLCRAFVRAYPGRARCDTFGTSPEGRALLALVVSADGTLTPRAAAAKQRPVVLFQGGIHAGEIDGKDAGFWLLRDLLDGKAAPGVLKQVTAVFVPIFNVDGHERFGKNNRPNQVGPEEMGWRATRQNLNLNRDYVKADAPEMVAMLGLLHTWDPLVYLDLHVTDGAKFQPDVSVGLEPSRSGAAGLRPLGLKLQQELFAQLKEQGHQPLDFYPSFRGELPETGFAYSVAPPRFSHGYWAQRNRFGILVETHSWRPYAHRVKTTRDILQDLLGLVAREGAALQATTAQADAAERAGEVREAVLAWENTEKQVTLPYLGYAYTKSPSVVTGETVVSYDDTKPEVWNVPYFPDVRPSVTVKLPRAGYLVPAAHAAWVRRKLEAHGLQYRVLAHALAPQPFEAFRAKEAKFSPTSFESHQPLKLEGQWAKETRGLPAGSLFVPVAQPGALLVAHLFEPQGADSLVAWGFFNPHFEQKEYIEDYVLEPFARELLAKDPAVKAEWEQKLKDPAFAKDARARTRFFFSRHPAYDAELNLYPVLRTDEAPR
- a CDS encoding NAD(P)-dependent oxidoreductase, with product MSTLRGKTLFITGASRGIGKAIALRAARDGANIVIAAKTTEPHPKLPGTIYTAAEEIERAGGKALPCVVDIRSEEQIQAAVARAVETFGGIDILVNNASAISLTGTLDTPLKRFDLMHGINTRGTFACSQACIPHLKRSSNPHILNNSPPLNMEARWFAPHVAYTMAKFGMSMCVLGMAEELRSDGIAVNALWPRTVIATAAVQNLLGGDDTIKGCRLPEIMADAAYAILTRPSRSFTGNFCIDEDVLRSEGVTDFSKYQAVPGAELLPDYFL
- a CDS encoding DUF99 family protein; its protein translation is MRLPPQPRVIGFDDGPAPHRAGASVPLAGAVCSATRFEGLVWGRVRRDGWNATDVLCRLLLPGKFLPQLHLVLLDGLAFGGFNVVDLQQLSARVQRPCVALMRRAPDLDAVHRALEHLPGAARRRALLARAGPIHSLGGFVFQVQGASPEDVARALPRLTDRGHVPEALRLAHLVAGAVVQGESGRRA